One genomic region from Muriicola soli encodes:
- the wecB gene encoding non-hydrolyzing UDP-N-acetylglucosamine 2-epimerase, with the protein MKKNLIVFGTRPEAIKMAPLVKEFYKYPEKFETRVCVTAQHREMLDQVLAFFEITPDYDLDLMRPNQNLFTLTADIITHLKEVLEDFEPDYVYVHGDTSTTMAASLASFYSGSKVCHVEAGLRTFDKLSPFPEEMNRRIAGVVSDYHFPPTDKSEENLLNENVSRNQLLVTGNTVIDALNFSSEKVNSKDFKDEEIEGLKTSIDASKRIILVTGHRRENHGQGFINICQALSNIAKANPEVEIIYPVHLNPNVQQPVYDLLDGISNIKLIAPLSYPAFVWLMSKSYLIITDSGGVQEEAPSLGKPVLVMRNTTERPEAVSAGTVILVGTDVLKITQETERLLKDSTHYKEMSAKHNPYGDGSACKRIVKFIENLA; encoded by the coding sequence ATAAAGAAAAATCTGATTGTGTTTGGAACTCGCCCAGAGGCTATTAAAATGGCACCTTTGGTTAAAGAATTCTACAAATACCCCGAAAAATTTGAGACCAGGGTCTGTGTAACAGCACAACATAGGGAGATGCTGGATCAGGTCCTTGCTTTTTTTGAAATAACACCGGATTACGACCTTGATCTAATGCGTCCTAATCAAAATTTATTTACGTTAACGGCAGACATAATTACTCATCTCAAGGAAGTTTTGGAGGATTTTGAGCCAGACTATGTATATGTTCACGGGGATACATCCACAACAATGGCTGCTTCACTGGCGTCCTTTTACTCAGGCTCCAAAGTATGCCATGTAGAAGCGGGTTTACGAACCTTTGATAAGCTCTCGCCTTTTCCTGAAGAAATGAATCGGCGTATAGCAGGTGTAGTCAGTGATTATCATTTCCCTCCTACTGATAAATCTGAAGAGAACTTACTGAATGAGAATGTCAGTAGGAACCAACTGCTGGTGACCGGAAATACAGTAATAGACGCCTTAAATTTCAGTTCTGAAAAAGTTAATAGCAAAGACTTTAAAGATGAGGAAATAGAAGGATTAAAAACGTCTATTGACGCTTCCAAAAGAATAATTCTTGTAACAGGACATCGAAGGGAAAACCATGGACAGGGTTTTATAAATATATGCCAGGCTTTGAGCAATATAGCTAAGGCAAATCCCGAGGTTGAAATCATCTACCCCGTGCATTTAAATCCCAATGTCCAACAGCCTGTGTATGACTTATTGGATGGTATATCCAACATAAAATTGATTGCCCCGCTTTCTTATCCGGCATTTGTTTGGTTGATGTCGAAGTCATATTTAATTATAACCGATAGCGGAGGTGTACAGGAAGAAGCGCCCAGCCTGGGCAAGCCTGTGCTAGTGATGCGCAACACAACAGAAAGACCGGAAGCCGTGAGTGCGGGCACGGTTATACTGGTAGGCACCGATGTTTTAAAAATTACCCAAGAAACGGAAAGATTGTTAAAGGATTCAACTCATTATAAGGAAATGAGCGCAAAGCACAACCCTTATGGCGATGGTAGCGCCTGTAAAAGAATTGTGAAGTTTATAGAAAACCTGGCTTAA